AACACCACGGCGCCCACGGTGAGCGCGACGACGATCAGCAACAGCACGTTGTCCACGCCCCCGATCGTGGCACGAGTGGCGCTTTAGCGCGACCCTGCCACCCGAGCTGTCCGGCCGGTGACACGCGGGCTGTCCGGCTCATTACTCACCGGTAAGCACCGGCCCCGAGCGGGGGTCAGAGCCACCGGAGCGCGTTCTTGCGCCAGGCGTAGAGCAGGCCCAACGCCAGCACGGCGACGAAAATCGCCATCTCGACGACGACGGCGAGGCCCGACCGGACGTACACGACGGCCCACGGGAACAGGAACACGGCCTCGACCGCGAACAGCACGTACAGGTAGGCGTAGATGTAATAACGAATCTGCATCTGTGCCCAGCCGCCCTCGACCGGGTCGAGGCCGCACTCGTACGTGTCGTGCTTGCCCGCGGCCGGGTTGGGCCGGGACGGGCGCAGCAGCCGGTTGGCCCCGAACGCGCCGCCGATGATCAGAACGCCCACCAGCAGCAGCAGCGCCACCGTCGCGTACGCGTCGAGGTAACCGTCCACGATGGCAGCCTAACCGCCGGCGATAACGGTTGGGATTCATGCAACCGCCCGGCGGGGCATCGTGTGTGACCCTGCATGACGATGCCCGCCCCGCAACCCGCCCTGCCGCTGCGGGCGCCCCGGCCCGCCGGCCGCCGGGCGCTCGCCGCCGCC
The Catellatospora sp. IY07-71 DNA segment above includes these coding regions:
- a CDS encoding NADH-quinone oxidoreductase subunit A: MDGYLDAYATVALLLLVGVLIIGGAFGANRLLRPSRPNPAAGKHDTYECGLDPVEGGWAQMQIRYYIYAYLYVLFAVEAVFLFPWAVVYVRSGLAVVVEMAIFVAVLALGLLYAWRKNALRWL